From the Myripristis murdjan chromosome 14, fMyrMur1.1, whole genome shotgun sequence genome, one window contains:
- the adora2b gene encoding adenosine receptor A2b gives MDTFYIVIELVIAVLSISGNVLVCWAVAINTTLKNATNYFLVSLAVADILVGCLAIPFAITISVGIFLDFYGCLFLACFVLVLTQSSIFSLLAIAIDRYLAVKIPLRYKELMTGKRAREIIAILWILSFVIGLIPFLGWNRKKDACGHRPDNSSSEQDNTTTHAGLIEGPGAGGYLLQSCKLTCLFESVVDMQYMVYFNFFVCVLLPLLIMLGIYIKIFTVARKQLRQIELKCVGNGDSHHHGLLQREVRAAKSLSIIVGLFVVCWLPVHILNCLTLFYKQLEKPAVVMYVAIILSHANSAVNPVIYAYRIQDFRNTFRKILAQHFLCHREDLYLSSNGTRRNRDQIHMTIDPLL, from the exons ATGGATACATTCTACATAGTAATTGAATTAGTAATTGCTGTTCTGTCCATATCCGGTAACGTACTGGTGTGCTGGGCCGTGGCAATCAACACCACTTTGAAAAACGCGACCAACTACTTTCTGGTGTCTCTGGCTGTGGCAGACATCCTGGTCGGCTGCCTCGCCATTCCCTTTGCCATAACCATAAGCGTCGGCATCTTTTTGGACTTCTATGGATGTCTCTTCCTGGCCTGTTTTGTCTTGGTACTGACTCAAAGCTCCATTTTTAGCCTTCTTGCCATCGCAATTGATAGATATTTGGCCGTCAAAATCCCCCTGAG GTACAAGGAGCTGATGACGGgaaagagagccagagagatcaTTGCTATCTTATGGATCCTGTCCTTTGTTATTGGCCTTATCCCGTTCTTGGGCTGGAACCGGAAGAAAGACGCCTGTGGTCATCGGCCAgacaacagcagctctgagcaGGACAACACCACCACCCACGCTGGCCTGATTGAAGGGCCGGGTGCTGGAGGATATTTACTACAGAGCTGCAAGCTCACCTGTCTCTTTGAGAGCGTGGTGGACATGCAATACATGGTCTACTTTaatttctttgtctgtgtgctgctgccgctgctcaTCATGCTGGGCATCTACATAAAGATCTTCACTGTGGCCAGGAAGCAGCTCAGACAGATTGAGCTCAAGTGTGTGGGCAATGGGGACAGCCACCACCACGGGCTGCTGCAGCGGGAGGTCCGGGCCGCCAAGTCCCTCTCCATCATCGTGGGCCTGTTCGTCGTCTGCTGGCTGCCTGTCCACATCCTCAACTGCCTCACGCTGTTTTACAAGCAGCTGGAAAAACCGGCCGTCGTCATGTACGTGGCCATCATACTGTCTCATGCCAACTCGGCGGTCAACCCCGTCATCTACGCCTATCGCATCCAGGACTTTAGGAACACCTTCCGCAAGATCCTGGCCCAGCACTTCCTGTGTCACCGGGAGGATCTGTACCTCAGTTCCAATGGCACCAGGCGCAACAGGGACCAGATCCACATGACTATTGACCCTCTGCTATAG